From Balneolaceae bacterium, a single genomic window includes:
- a CDS encoding DUF3365 domain-containing protein: MNAEFIRVLFLSVIITVSFFGCQNKESRSQKTLSADEISTYEKRGSEFVGAAQKELASNLVGAIQEKGTEGALEFCNIQAIPITDSMSVALEAHIKRVTDQPRNPDNLANKFELEYIRSAKLDLSEGKEVSPSIQYINKKVTGYYPIITNQLCMQCHGKESSQIDNATLEKIKTLYPDDQATGYDIGELRGIWVVEMEEQTD, from the coding sequence ATGAATGCTGAATTCATCAGAGTTCTATTCCTTTCGGTAATAATCACAGTTTCTTTTTTTGGATGTCAAAACAAAGAATCAAGATCACAAAAAACCTTAAGCGCGGATGAGATCTCCACTTATGAAAAAAGAGGCAGTGAGTTCGTTGGAGCAGCCCAAAAAGAGTTGGCATCTAATTTAGTCGGAGCCATCCAGGAAAAAGGAACTGAAGGCGCCCTTGAGTTTTGTAATATTCAAGCGATCCCAATCACCGATAGCATGTCTGTAGCATTAGAAGCACACATAAAAAGAGTGACAGATCAACCAAGAAACCCCGATAATTTAGCAAACAAATTCGAGTTGGAATACATCCGATCAGCCAAATTAGATCTCAGTGAGGGTAAAGAAGTTTCTCCATCCATACAATATATTAATAAAAAAGTGACTGGTTATTATCCCATTATCACCAATCAATTATGTATGCAATGTCATGGAAAAGAGAGTTCACAAATTGACAACGCTACTCTCGAAAAGATTAAAACTCTATATCCGGATGATCAGGCTACTGGTTATGATATTGGTGAGTTACGGGGTATCTGGGTTGTGGAAATGGAGGAGCAGACAGATTAA
- a CDS encoding PVC-type heme-binding CxxCH protein — MKDIQIWMVIVAILIAIPGCSQDETPDYSELTDEQKRSAEYALAGLETRDGLETTLFAAEDMLVNPTNMDVDAEGRVWVTEGYNYRSELNPENPIREEGDRIVILEDTDGDSKADTSKVFYQGNDINSALGIMVLDNRVFVSRSPHIFIFTDTDGDDKADEKEVLFSGIEGVQHDHGVHASIFGPDGKLYFNMGDQGNVIKDAEGNIVKDIFGNEVRTDGHPFRKGLVFRSNLDGSEFEVLGYNFRNNYEVALDSYGTLWQSDNDDDGNQSVRINFVMEYGNYGYTDEMTGAGWRARRTNIPEDIPSRHWYQNSPGVVPNLLHTGAGSPTGIVVYEGDLLPEIFQNEMIHADAGPNIIRSYPTEKDGAGYTATIENILEGEKDQWFRPSDVTVAPDGSIFVADWYDPGVGGHRMGDQQRGRIFRIAPEDVPYEIPEFDLSSPEGAVEALKNPNLNLRARAWLKLHEWDAEAEEVLAELWESDNQRYRARALWLLSKLESNGTEYIDEALQDDNEDIRITGFRAARQLDVDITPYIEQLSDDPSPQVRRELAIALHRNDSPEAAELWAQLAAQHDGNDRWYLEALGIGAATQWDSFFDAWLNEVEGNWNTPGGRDIIWRSRAEAAIPMLSELIKDPETELDDKLRYFRAFDFHSSSAKQEELISLLQTDLPSQDQIQLLALNHLNSSALESPIVKEKLDETLVTVQGTQDYLDLVEKFELETRHNELLRLMATYPDSSLGIRAANVSLQNNGEEMIKSVLQADDTQRQKTVIEVLGYAQSSRSLQILREFMMNEENNLEIRQSAVLAFGSGWGGEQQLFEMVNNDEIPEPLKFAVGQALSDSWRGDVQKVGNDLIGETAAESDLPPITELVSMEGDPQNGREVYARSCQICHQVNGEGINFGPALTEIGSKLPKEGLYDAILNPNAGINFGYEGYILTMNDGSQMAGIIQSETGPELTLLMSGGYTTTINKSEIASREQMEQSLMPENLHAQMSQQELVDLVEYLTTLE; from the coding sequence ATGAAGGATATACAGATATGGATGGTAATAGTTGCAATTCTCATCGCCATCCCGGGATGTTCGCAAGACGAAACACCAGATTACAGCGAACTGACCGATGAACAAAAACGAAGTGCAGAATATGCTCTCGCCGGATTAGAAACACGCGATGGACTGGAAACTACTCTTTTTGCCGCAGAAGATATGCTGGTCAATCCCACCAACATGGATGTAGATGCAGAGGGCCGCGTGTGGGTTACGGAAGGATATAACTACCGGTCGGAGCTCAACCCGGAAAATCCAATCAGAGAAGAGGGCGACCGAATTGTGATTCTGGAAGACACCGACGGCGACAGCAAGGCCGACACCAGTAAGGTATTTTACCAGGGAAACGATATTAATTCTGCACTTGGAATTATGGTGCTGGATAACCGGGTATTTGTTTCCCGAAGTCCGCACATTTTTATTTTTACCGATACAGACGGAGATGACAAAGCCGATGAGAAAGAAGTTCTGTTTAGTGGAATTGAAGGTGTTCAGCATGATCATGGTGTTCACGCATCAATTTTTGGGCCGGATGGCAAACTCTACTTCAATATGGGGGACCAGGGCAACGTGATTAAGGATGCAGAGGGAAATATTGTCAAAGATATTTTTGGGAATGAAGTCAGAACGGATGGACATCCATTTCGAAAAGGATTGGTTTTTCGAAGCAATTTGGACGGTTCTGAATTCGAGGTCTTGGGGTACAATTTCAGAAATAATTACGAAGTCGCCCTCGATTCCTACGGCACTCTCTGGCAATCAGACAATGACGACGATGGCAACCAAAGCGTTCGCATCAATTTTGTAATGGAGTATGGAAATTACGGCTATACCGATGAGATGACTGGTGCCGGATGGCGGGCACGCCGAACCAATATCCCCGAGGATATTCCCTCGCGCCACTGGTATCAAAACAGCCCGGGTGTGGTTCCCAATCTGTTACATACCGGCGCGGGCTCTCCAACCGGGATTGTTGTGTATGAAGGCGATCTGCTGCCTGAAATTTTTCAAAATGAGATGATACATGCAGATGCAGGTCCAAATATCATTCGTTCGTATCCCACCGAAAAAGATGGTGCGGGATATACGGCCACCATTGAAAATATTCTTGAAGGCGAGAAAGACCAGTGGTTTCGTCCCTCGGATGTGACGGTGGCACCTGACGGTTCTATCTTTGTAGCTGATTGGTACGATCCCGGAGTGGGCGGCCACCGAATGGGCGATCAGCAACGCGGACGAATTTTCCGAATTGCTCCTGAAGATGTTCCTTATGAAATTCCTGAATTTGATTTGAGTTCGCCAGAAGGTGCTGTCGAAGCATTGAAAAATCCCAACTTGAATCTGCGGGCACGTGCATGGTTAAAGCTTCACGAATGGGATGCAGAAGCGGAGGAAGTTTTGGCTGAACTTTGGGAGTCAGACAATCAACGATACCGGGCCAGGGCACTTTGGTTATTGAGCAAACTGGAATCAAACGGAACTGAATATATTGATGAGGCACTGCAGGATGATAATGAAGATATTCGAATCACAGGATTTCGGGCTGCCCGCCAGTTGGATGTTGATATTACTCCTTATATAGAACAGTTGTCTGATGACCCCTCGCCCCAGGTTCGGCGTGAACTTGCGATTGCCCTTCACAGAAATGACTCACCGGAAGCGGCAGAATTGTGGGCTCAACTTGCAGCACAACACGATGGTAATGATCGATGGTACCTGGAAGCCCTCGGAATTGGAGCGGCCACGCAGTGGGACTCATTTTTTGATGCATGGCTGAATGAAGTTGAAGGCAACTGGAATACGCCTGGCGGACGAGATATTATTTGGCGGTCGCGCGCAGAGGCGGCTATCCCGATGTTGAGTGAATTGATCAAAGATCCTGAGACAGAACTGGATGATAAACTCCGCTATTTCCGTGCGTTCGATTTTCATTCCTCATCAGCAAAGCAAGAGGAGTTGATCAGTCTACTACAAACGGATCTGCCCAGTCAGGATCAGATTCAATTGCTGGCACTGAATCATCTCAATTCTTCTGCATTGGAATCTCCCATCGTGAAAGAAAAACTTGATGAGACTCTGGTAACCGTTCAGGGTACACAAGATTATCTTGACCTGGTTGAAAAGTTTGAACTGGAAACCCGTCACAACGAACTGCTCCGCCTCATGGCTACCTACCCGGATAGCAGCCTTGGAATTCGTGCAGCAAATGTATCGCTTCAAAATAATGGGGAAGAAATGATCAAATCCGTTTTACAGGCAGATGATACGCAGAGACAAAAAACGGTGATTGAAGTGCTTGGATATGCACAATCTTCCCGTTCACTTCAAATACTCCGCGAGTTTATGATGAATGAGGAAAACAATCTCGAAATACGGCAAAGTGCCGTACTGGCTTTTGGCTCAGGCTGGGGCGGCGAGCAGCAGCTTTTTGAGATGGTGAACAACGACGAAATTCCGGAGCCGTTAAAATTTGCGGTTGGACAGGCACTCTCCGATTCATGGCGTGGAGATGTACAAAAAGTAGGAAATGATTTAATTGGTGAAACTGCAGCCGAAAGTGATCTGCCCCCCATTACCGAACTTGTATCCATGGAGGGCGATCCGCAAAACGGACGGGAAGTTTACGCCCGATCCTGCCAGATCTGCCACCAGGTGAATGGCGAGGGAATTAATTTTGGCCCGGCGTTAACAGAAATTGGCTCAAAACTTCCAAAAGAGGGTTTATATGATGCGATTCTGAATCCCAATGCGGGAATTAATTTTGGATATGAAGGATATATTTTGACGATGAACGACGGATCTCAAATGGCTGGAATCATCCAGAGCGAAACCGGTCCGGAACTGACTCTGCTGATGTCCGGTGGATATACCACCACAATCAATAAATCAGAAATAGCAAGCCGGGAACAGATGGAGCAATCCCTCATGCCGGAGAACCTGCACGCGCAGATGAGTCAGCAGGAATTGGTGGATCTTGTGGAATATTTAACGACTTTGGAATAG
- a CDS encoding TIM barrel protein → MTITRRDALTKIGAAAGSTALAGWLGSLENMNNSLPQDLKGRVKHSVCKWCYNDIPLDEFAKAVSDLGMHSIELIGPDEWATVQEHGLTCAMPWGAGNGIEEGFNDPALHDELLASYEEVIPQVAEAGLDKIICFSGNRNGMDDETGLENCAAGLKKLMSTAEQHGVTVCMELLNSKIDHEDYMCDRTPWGVELVDRVGSDNFKLLYDIYHMQIMEGDVIRTIRENYEYIAHYHTGGVPGRNEIDDTQELYYPAIIEAIVETGYDGFIGQEFIPTWDDKIAALESGVEICDV, encoded by the coding sequence ATGACCATAACACGACGAGATGCCTTAACAAAAATTGGAGCTGCTGCCGGTTCAACTGCGCTGGCTGGATGGCTCGGAAGCCTTGAAAATATGAACAATTCACTACCACAAGACCTGAAAGGACGAGTGAAGCACTCTGTCTGCAAATGGTGCTATAATGATATTCCGCTGGATGAATTCGCCAAAGCGGTCAGCGATTTAGGGATGCACTCTATCGAGCTAATCGGGCCCGATGAGTGGGCAACCGTACAGGAACATGGCCTGACCTGTGCCATGCCCTGGGGAGCCGGAAATGGAATTGAGGAGGGCTTTAATGATCCCGCTCTGCATGATGAACTACTGGCCAGCTATGAAGAGGTGATTCCGCAGGTAGCAGAGGCCGGATTGGACAAGATCATCTGTTTTTCCGGGAACCGAAACGGAATGGACGATGAAACCGGACTTGAAAATTGTGCAGCCGGTTTGAAGAAATTAATGAGCACTGCCGAACAGCATGGCGTTACGGTCTGCATGGAGTTACTGAATAGTAAAATCGACCATGAAGATTATATGTGTGATCGTACTCCCTGGGGCGTAGAGCTTGTGGATCGTGTTGGCTCCGATAACTTCAAACTGCTGTACGATATCTACCACATGCAGATTATGGAAGGCGATGTGATTCGCACCATTCGCGAGAATTACGAGTATATCGCTCACTATCATACCGGTGGTGTGCCCGGACGAAATGAGATTGATGATACCCAGGAACTCTATTATCCTGCCATCATCGAAGCTATTGTAGAAACTGGTTATGACGGATTTATCGGCCAGGAGTTTATACCAACCTGGGATGATAAGATTGCGGCACTGGAATCAGGTGTTGAGATTTGTGATGTGTGA
- a CDS encoding mobile mystery protein B — MFDYPEGATPIDEDEKDDLLIPHITTLEELNEWEQRNITDAYSWLDSTRRKDILSEDFIRTLHKKMFGKVWRWAGNYRQSDKNIGVDWPKISINLRKLLDDVRYWIDHGTYPADEIASRFHHRLVQIHLFPNGNGRHARVLTDFLLERVFEEEPFTWGSGNLMEDNKIRDKYIEALRAADQHNYKPLLKFVRS, encoded by the coding sequence ATGTTTGATTACCCGGAAGGTGCAACGCCGATTGATGAGGATGAGAAAGACGATTTACTGATTCCTCATATAACCACATTGGAAGAACTCAATGAATGGGAGCAGAGAAATATTACCGATGCGTACAGTTGGTTAGACAGTACAAGGCGGAAAGATATTTTAAGTGAAGATTTTATTCGCACACTTCACAAAAAAATGTTTGGTAAAGTTTGGCGTTGGGCTGGTAATTACCGTCAAAGTGATAAAAATATTGGGGTAGATTGGCCGAAAATCTCAATTAATCTTCGAAAATTATTGGACGATGTTAGATATTGGATAGATCACGGAACATATCCGGCAGATGAGATTGCATCTCGGTTTCATCACAGGTTAGTACAAATTCATCTGTTTCCAAATGGAAATGGCAGGCATGCGAGAGTTCTTACTGACTTTTTGCTTGAAAGAGTATTTGAGGAAGAGCCATTTACCTGGGGTTCTGGAAATTTAATGGAGGATAATAAAATAAGAGACAAATATATTGAAGCACTCAGAGCAGCTGACCAGCATAATTATAAACCTCTCCTAAAGTTCGTTCGAAGTTAA
- a CDS encoding septal ring lytic transglycosylase RlpA family protein translates to MHRYLKGFLLVAFIFLGFDKMAFSQSETGLASWYGPGLHTNTTAGGEVFDMNELTAAHPTLPFDTRVRVTNLKNKKSVIVRINDRGPFIKKRIIDISMEAARRLEIIDSGIAKVSVEVVNDEIAEHSLPGISRDSSPIKRTEIPLEMLHSILREAFPINELKRDFSDIAFGENRQF, encoded by the coding sequence ATGCATAGATATCTGAAGGGATTCTTATTAGTTGCTTTTATTTTTCTTGGATTTGATAAAATGGCATTTTCGCAGTCTGAAACCGGACTTGCAAGCTGGTACGGCCCCGGATTGCATACTAATACAACTGCCGGAGGGGAGGTTTTTGATATGAATGAGCTCACGGCCGCTCACCCAACATTACCGTTTGATACGCGAGTGAGAGTTACAAATCTGAAAAACAAGAAGTCGGTTATCGTACGGATTAACGACCGCGGACCATTTATCAAAAAGAGAATTATTGACATTTCAATGGAGGCAGCCCGCCGGCTTGAGATTATTGATTCCGGGATTGCCAAAGTAAGTGTTGAGGTTGTGAATGATGAGATAGCTGAACATTCACTGCCTGGGATCTCCCGCGACTCCAGTCCAATAAAAAGAACTGAGATTCCACTTGAAATGCTGCATTCGATTCTTCGTGAGGCATTTCCAATCAATGAACTGAAGCGTGATTTTTCTGATATTGCTTTCGGGGAAAATCGTCAGTTCTGA
- a CDS encoding mobile mystery protein A, whose amino-acid sequence MDYWDNKLIRKQLDKKLSQLKPLLNLPVPKEGWIRTIRKALGMTTYDLANEVGVDQSRISRIEASEAKGEIKLSTLEKVADSLGVKFVYGFVPKQDLEDIVREQAKKIAKKRLDRVDHSMKLELQGLSDKEKEEELNDLIEKILVEEPKNFWDK is encoded by the coding sequence ATGGATTATTGGGATAATAAACTGATTAGAAAACAACTTGATAAGAAGCTAAGTCAACTAAAGCCTCTTCTAAATCTTCCCGTTCCTAAAGAGGGGTGGATTAGAACTATTCGCAAGGCTCTGGGCATGACTACATACGATTTGGCTAATGAGGTTGGAGTAGATCAATCAAGGATTTCACGCATTGAAGCCTCTGAAGCCAAAGGAGAGATTAAGCTTTCTACTTTGGAGAAAGTAGCGGATTCGTTAGGGGTGAAGTTCGTTTACGGGTTCGTGCCGAAACAAGACCTCGAAGACATTGTCCGCGAACAAGCCAAAAAAATTGCAAAAAAACGATTAGACCGGGTAGATCACTCCATGAAATTGGAACTACAGGGTCTTTCAGATAAAGAAAAGGAAGAAGAACTCAATGACCTGATCGAAAAAATTTTGGTGGAAGAGCCAAAAAATTTTTGGGATAAGTAG